Genomic window (Chryseobacterium sp. H1D6B):
CTATAACAGGACTTTTCTATGCATTCTTTATTGTACAGGCGACCATCTATGTTATTTTCTCAGGAACTACAGTCTATCCGGATTTCTCAAGTATCAAAACAAAAGCGCCGATAGAGTTAAGAACTGAAGGTACTTTAGACAAGATAAGCAATACAGTAAAGCAGAAATATCCTGATGCCTTTGGATTTGCTATAGACTTGGGACATGAACATATGGATTACCATGAACATCCCAATTTTGAAGTGTATGTAAAACATCTCTCCTATTCTTATCACAAAAGCAGCAGTCTCATTTTTGATGAAAACTCTGGAGAGCTACTGCATACCCACGATCCGAAAGATAAAAACTTCGGAGAAAAAGTAGTCGGTGCCAATTATGATATCCACGTAGGAGCTATTTTAGGACTTCCTACGAAGATCATTGCTTTTATTGCCAGTTTAATCTGTGCTTCACTTCCGGTAACAGGATTTCTGGTTTGGTGGGGAAGAAGAAAAAAAACAAAAAAAACAGCTTAAAAACTTTTTTAAATAAATACTTTGTTAATAATCCATTAATACAATCTTTTTTATAATTTTAGACCTTTAGAATTTAAGAATAGAAATGTCATTAATAGATTTATCAAAACATGTTGCCCTAGGAATTGATATAGGAGGAACTAATACAAAATTCGGCGTTGTAAACCACCGTGGTGAAGTTCTTGAAAAAGGAAACATCAAAACAGACGAATACGAAAAAGTTGAAGATTTTATCGAAGCTTTATACGAAAAAGTTCATCCATTAATCGAAAAATACGGCAATGAAAAAAACTTCGATGGAATTGGAGTAGGTGCCCCTAACGGCAATTATTATACAGGAACCATCGAACAGGCTCCCAATCTTCCTTGGAAAGGAGTCGTTCCTTTTGGAGAATTAATGACGGCTAAATTCAATATGCCGTGTACCATCACCAATGATGCTAATGCGGCCGCTTTTGGTGAAATGCTTTTTGGAGCAGCCCGCGGTATGAAAGATTTCATTATGATCACTCTGGGAACAGGGGTGGGAAGCGGCATCGTAGCCAGCGGAAAATTGATCTACGGACATGACGGTTTTGCAGGAGAATTAGGACATACTATTGTAAAACCGGGAGGCAGAAAACATTGGAGTACAGGTTCTGAAGGAAGTTTAGAAGCGTATGCATCCGCAACCGGAATTGCAATCACAGCGAAAAAAATGAAAGCAGAATTTCCTGAATCTATGCTTAATCAATATCCTGAAGATGAAATTAATTCTAAAACAGTTCATGAATGTGCATTGAAGGGAGACCCGATAGCCATTGAAGTATTCAGATATACTGGACAGAAATTAGGAGAGGCTTTAGCCAATTTTGTAATGTTCTCTTCACCAGAGGCTATTTTATTATTCGGAGGAGTGATTAAAGCTGGAGATTTTATCTTAAAGCCTGCCAAACTTCACATGGAAAGAAATCTTCTTCCAATTTTTAGAAATAAAGTAAAATTGGTATTTAGTGAACTTGACGAAGCAGATGCTGCAATCTTAGGAGCAAGCGCTTTAGTCTGGGAAAAATAATTACAATTTTACATCAAAATACAGAACACATCATTTTTTAATGGTGTGTTTTTTTTAATCTACCCGTGAAGATAACCGCCCAGCTTAGCCAAATCAACTTGTTGTTTCAACTTTGATGCCTTAAAAATAATATTTGCGTGAGAAAACCCCACGTATCTGACAGATTTACACTGATATCCAGATTTAATTTTTGTAATTATTTGTAAAATCTATTTGTGTGATCTATCTTTAAAAATGGTGTATTTTTTGTTATCTAGACCGAGGTAATTCAATACAAAATAAAAAAGTTTTTCTTACTTTTGATCAGCTTTTCTCCATTCATCTAATGCTTCAAAAGAGAAAACATTTAAATAAAACAATCAATCTACAATGGATAAAAATAATTTAGAAAAGATCACTTTCGGCGGCGGATGTTTCTGGTGTGTTGAAAGTTGTTTTAATATGCTGAAAGGAGTAGATTCTGCAGTTTCAGGATACTCCGGCGGGCACAAAGACAACCCGACCTATGAGGAAGTATGTACCGGAGAAACCGGCCATGCAGAAGTGGTACAGATCACTTATGATCCAAGTATAATTTCTTACGGACAGCTGATGGATGTATTTTTCTTCCTTCACGATCCTACACAGCTGAACAGACAGGGGAATGATATCGGCACACAGTACCGTTCAGTTATTTATTATAAAGATGATGCTGAAAGACAAAAAGCTGAAGAAGCAATCAAAAAGTCTGAAGCTTCAGGAAAGTGGGCGGGACAATATGTTACAGAAGTGACTAAACTTGATACATTCTGGCCTGCAGAACAGTACCATCAAGGATATTACAATGAAAACCTTACACAGCCTTACTGCAGTGCTGTAGTCGGCCCGAAAATCCAAAAATTCAAAAAACATTTCGGAGAACTGGGAATGCTGAATGCAGAATAGTTTTTAAGAATATAAGCATGTAATTTGTAATCTTATAAGATCACAGATTCATTGTTTAGATTCCTGCTGAATGACAACTGGACGAATATAAAACATCAGTTTTTCAGTGAGTTTAATCTTCTATGAAAAATGGTTTCTAATGAGTTCAAAATACAAAAGTGAAGAGAAAAATCTCTTCGCTTTTGTTTGCAAAAAATAATTGTTAATATGAAGAAAAAATTAGTATCCAGGATTTTGTGTAAAATCTTTTGATGCATCAAGCGTTGCCTGAGGAATCGGGAAAATTCTTCTGTAAGGCTGGGAAGCAGGCTTTGCCGTCCCCGGAAGATCAAATTTATTGAACCTGATCATTGCTTTTCTTCTGTACATCTCCCAATACAATTCGTATCCAGATTCTTTATACAGAGTATCAGCATTCAAAGAAGTGATCATAACGCCCGGCGCATTGTTAAATAAAGCTTCACGGCTTCTGCTTGTTCTCAGTTTATTAACATCAGCTAAAGCAGCTCCTACATTTCCGCTTCTGAAAAATGCTTCCGCTCTCATCATATAGATCGTTCCTAGTCTGTACAACGGCACGTCCATTCCGCTTGTTCCGTTATTTGCGTAACCGGGGTCAAATTCAAATTTGAAGTTTCTTACTCCTCTGTTGATCTGGGCCTGTGTAAATACAGATTCTGAAGGATTATCAAAATTCAGTTCAGGCGTGAAATCTGCTGCAAGTGTCGGCGTTTTTTCTGTGAATAATTTATATACTTTAATTCTTCCGTCTGCTGTCATATCGAAGTTTCCATTCGAAAGAATTTTAGGACCATACTGCTGCCCCACCTGTAAGCCTCTGTTGAAATGAAACCAAGGCTTCCCTGTTCCTTCCACTTTGCTTGTTGATGGTACGCTTACATCTGTTCCGTCATTTCTGAACCAGGTTCCGTCTTCATACTGGTAGTTTCTTTGGAATCGGGGGTCATCATGATTTCCGTTCCAAGAATAATAGAATTCCGGGGTGATACAAGACGCGTTCGTTCCTCTGTTATCTGGTGAAGGTTTCTGTATTCTTTCCATTGACATGTAAGCAAGATCATTGTCAGCATTTCTGGTTGAGTTTTTCTTCTGAACAATCGTGAAAATCATTTCCTTGCTTGTATCATTGTTGATATCAAAATTGTGGAAATAATTGGACTCTAAGCTAAAAAGAGGACTGTTAATCAACAAATTAGAATATTGAATCACTTTATCCATATCAGTTCCGCCTCCATTCACAGCCTGTTCTGTAAAATTAAATGTACCTGCTGTTTTATTCTTCAAAACAGCTCTGTTTAAATACATATCTGCCAATAAAGCATATGCCGCCTGTTTTGTAAATCTTCCAGCATGGGTGTTTTGAGTTTTAATATCAGCTAAGTTTGGGATAAGTCCTTCCACTTCAGTGATTAAAGCATCAATCGTAGTTTCCGCTTTTCTGATCTCAATAGGTGCATTGATATTATCCGGATCTCTGTAAGGAGCCTGGCCAAACAAATCAATCGTTGTATAAGTATAATAAGCCAGTAATCCTTTTGCTTCCGCTAAAAATAAAGTTTTATTGTTTCCGTTACTTTTATTAATACTTGCGATTGCCGTTAAAGACTTTGTAATCCCAAAGTTCAGCTGGTTCCAAGTTGTTTTTACAACATCACTGTTTGCATCCCACGTGAATTCATGCATTGCTCTCCATTTTCCACCATCTCCCCAGTCACTTCCTCTTGTCGGAAGCAATGCTTCGTCAGTAGAATATTCCTGTAAAGCAAAAACACTTCCATGATCTACAAAAGTTCCGTCACCCAGCTGTCCGTAAGCTGCGGCCAAGGCACTTTCAGGATCTGCATTTTCAGAACCCAACACCTCATCCATCACTTTTTCATCCAGGTTTGTACATCCAATTAAAGACAATGCAAAAACGGATAAAACGATTTTATTAATATTTAAAAAATTAGATTTCATGATTTCTTTTAACTTAAATTAAAATTTAACAGTTGCTCCCAAAATGAAAGTTTTCGCAGACGGATAAGTCGTGTAGTCAATTCCCAGCGATTGGTTTCCGCCGACCTGTTTGTTGGTGTCAACAAGCGGATCGTAACCTGTATAGCTGGTAATTGTAAATAAATTCTGTGCACTTACATAAAGGTTTATGCTTCTTAAGAATTTCAGCTGGTTGATATCAAAAGTATATCCCAATCTCACATTGTTAAGACGGATAAAGTCTGATTTTTCAAGATATAAAGAAGATAATTGTGGCTGGTTTGTGAAACTTGCTCCTGAATCATAGAAGTTTTTCAAAACGTTCCTGTCTGAAGCTAGGTTGTTGATATTTAAATCCAGTGCTGTATTATTCACTAAATATCCTCCGGTTTGCCCGATGAAAGAGAAGGCAAAATCAAACTTCTTATATTTCATGTAAGAATTGATCCCGAAAGTGAAATTTGGAATGGCCCCTTCAAAAATCTTTCTGTCATTCGGACCGATCTTTCCATCACCGTCTACATCTTCATAGATGTATTTTCCATTGGCATCAACTCCTAAGTAATGCAGCATAAAGAAAGATCCGGCTTCATATCCGTTTCTGTAGATATTCGCTGTAACTCCTGAAAGGCCAGGGCCTGAAACTTCGCCTGAATAAATTGCTGAAACCGGAAGGTTCTTTACAACGTTATTTACCGTTGTTCCGTTTACATCCATTGTCCAGGTGAAATTTTCATTTTTGATAATTTCTGAACCTAAAGTAAATTCAAATCCTTTATTAACAATCTGTGCATCAACATTTTTCCAGATTGTACTTGTAGGACTTAATGGCCCGGAAGGAATATTTAAGATAGGATCTTTCGTTGTCTTATTGTAATATTCTAATGATCCGTACAGTTTGTTTTTCCATAAGCTGAAATCTGCACCAATATTGGTCTGCTCTACAACTTCCCATTTCAGATCAGGATTCGGCGTTCTGTTGACCAGAACCCCATTGACCAGATTTAAATTGTCATATAAATAATACCCTGCAGACTGTGCCAGTGAAGAACTTGCCTGGGTAATTTTGTTCGGAACTTCCTGATTCCCTGTCTGTCCCCAGCTTCCTCTTAATTTCAATTCATTAACAATTTGAGAATCTTTCAGGAAATTTTCATTAGACATCGTCCAGCCTACTGCAACAGATGGGAAATATCCGTATTTGTTATTTAAACCAAAGCGTGTGGAACCGTCCGCTCTCAATGAAGCAGTTAATAAATATTTCTTATCAAAATTATAATTCACCCTTCCAAAATACGACTGCAGCTCGTTTTCCTGAGCATATCCGGCTGCCGGGACGATCGGCTTACCAGAATATCCCGGATTAATTTCCGGAGAAATTCCAGCTCCCTGGGCTGCAATATTTTCTAACCCAAAATAGGTTCCTGAAAATTTAAATTTCTGATAAGAAAACCCTCCTAACACATTAAAAGCATGCTTATCGAAATGGAAATCATAGGTTAAATAGTGTTCTAAAAGTACATTTAAAGACTCCAGATTAGCCTGAACATACAATCCATTCGGGGTTCTGTCAGTAATGTTCGGATACATTGTAGTATTTCTTTCCGACATTGTTTTATCGATCCCTAAATTGAATTTATAATTTAATCCCGGCAAAATTCTCAATGTGGCTTCTGTATTCCCTAAAACTCTGAACGTATTGGTTTTATCGCTGTAAAGGCTCAATAGATACAGCGGATTATAGTGAGCGTTCATGTTGAAGTTTGTATAATTCCCGTTTTGATCATATACAGAACGGGTAGGATTCGCCATCAAAGCATGGATGATCACCTGGCCGTCAGACCCTGCATTTGCTCCATTGGGAATTCCGGTTTCGTTAATGTCACTTGCCGTAAGATTTAGTTTAACTTTTAATCTTTTATTATCGAAGAAAGACTCTTCTGCATTTAAACGGGCTGTGGTTCTTTTGAAACTGCTGTTCAGTACGATACCATCCTGATCCATATGAGAAATGGATGCAAAATAATTTCCTGTATCTGTAGATTTTGAGAACGATACTGAATGGTTTGATGAA
Coding sequences:
- a CDS encoding ROK family protein gives rise to the protein MSLIDLSKHVALGIDIGGTNTKFGVVNHRGEVLEKGNIKTDEYEKVEDFIEALYEKVHPLIEKYGNEKNFDGIGVGAPNGNYYTGTIEQAPNLPWKGVVPFGELMTAKFNMPCTITNDANAAAFGEMLFGAARGMKDFIMITLGTGVGSGIVASGKLIYGHDGFAGELGHTIVKPGGRKHWSTGSEGSLEAYASATGIAITAKKMKAEFPESMLNQYPEDEINSKTVHECALKGDPIAIEVFRYTGQKLGEALANFVMFSSPEAILLFGGVIKAGDFILKPAKLHMERNLLPIFRNKVKLVFSELDEADAAILGASALVWEK
- the msrA gene encoding peptide-methionine (S)-S-oxide reductase MsrA, which produces MDKNNLEKITFGGGCFWCVESCFNMLKGVDSAVSGYSGGHKDNPTYEEVCTGETGHAEVVQITYDPSIISYGQLMDVFFFLHDPTQLNRQGNDIGTQYRSVIYYKDDAERQKAEEAIKKSEASGKWAGQYVTEVTKLDTFWPAEQYHQGYYNENLTQPYCSAVVGPKIQKFKKHFGELGMLNAE
- a CDS encoding RagB/SusD family nutrient uptake outer membrane protein produces the protein MKSNFLNINKIVLSVFALSLIGCTNLDEKVMDEVLGSENADPESALAAAYGQLGDGTFVDHGSVFALQEYSTDEALLPTRGSDWGDGGKWRAMHEFTWDANSDVVKTTWNQLNFGITKSLTAIASINKSNGNNKTLFLAEAKGLLAYYTYTTIDLFGQAPYRDPDNINAPIEIRKAETTIDALITEVEGLIPNLADIKTQNTHAGRFTKQAAYALLADMYLNRAVLKNKTAGTFNFTEQAVNGGGTDMDKVIQYSNLLINSPLFSLESNYFHNFDINNDTSKEMIFTIVQKKNSTRNADNDLAYMSMERIQKPSPDNRGTNASCITPEFYYSWNGNHDDPRFQRNYQYEDGTWFRNDGTDVSVPSTSKVEGTGKPWFHFNRGLQVGQQYGPKILSNGNFDMTADGRIKVYKLFTEKTPTLAADFTPELNFDNPSESVFTQAQINRGVRNFKFEFDPGYANNGTSGMDVPLYRLGTIYMMRAEAFFRSGNVGAALADVNKLRTSRSREALFNNAPGVMITSLNADTLYKESGYELYWEMYRRKAMIRFNKFDLPGTAKPASQPYRRIFPIPQATLDASKDFTQNPGY
- a CDS encoding SusC/RagA family TonB-linked outer membrane protein, with the translated sequence MYHKINFFKFKKLIPIALIFLVANHAEAKEFTTSHSIFSQVNETISGTVVDQEGSVIDGARVTVVETGAATVTDSSGNFTISASVGQTLSISYDGYEVQKVKITSSSVSVKLKSKKEAASIEEVTLVGYGSQKKSDLTGAVSQLKESQFKEGMNISVDNLMQGKIAGVRIVQSSGEPGAGVNVSIRGIGSIRSGSTPLFVVDGVPLSNESVSATGPNVGLGNAQAKNPLNFLNTSDIESITVLKDASASAIYGARGSNGVVLITTKRGKKGEPMFTYDTYLGFSSVIKKLDLLTADQYRAAGIDKLYDHGGNTDWQDEIYRNAVSSNHSVSFSKSTDTGNYFASISHMDQDGIVLNSSFKRTTARLNAEESFFDNKRLKVKLNLTASDINETGIPNGANAGSDGQVIIHALMANPTRSVYDQNGNYTNFNMNAHYNPLYLLSLYSDKTNTFRVLGNTEATLRILPGLNYKFNLGIDKTMSERNTTMYPNITDRTPNGLYVQANLESLNVLLEHYLTYDFHFDKHAFNVLGGFSYQKFKFSGTYFGLENIAAQGAGISPEINPGYSGKPIVPAAGYAQENELQSYFGRVNYNFDKKYLLTASLRADGSTRFGLNNKYGYFPSVAVGWTMSNENFLKDSQIVNELKLRGSWGQTGNQEVPNKITQASSSLAQSAGYYLYDNLNLVNGVLVNRTPNPDLKWEVVEQTNIGADFSLWKNKLYGSLEYYNKTTKDPILNIPSGPLSPTSTIWKNVDAQIVNKGFEFTLGSEIIKNENFTWTMDVNGTTVNNVVKNLPVSAIYSGEVSGPGLSGVTANIYRNGYEAGSFFMLHYLGVDANGKYIYEDVDGDGKIGPNDRKIFEGAIPNFTFGINSYMKYKKFDFAFSFIGQTGGYLVNNTALDLNINNLASDRNVLKNFYDSGASFTNQPQLSSLYLEKSDFIRLNNVRLGYTFDINQLKFLRSINLYVSAQNLFTITSYTGYDPLVDTNKQVGGNQSLGIDYTTYPSAKTFILGATVKF